The Stenotrophomonas rhizophila genome has a window encoding:
- a CDS encoding MFS transporter yields the protein MSRTHVNADRANWGGVLAMTLCVFALIASEFMPVSLLTPLAADLGVTEGLAGYGIAISGAFAVLTSLSISRLAGNMNRRTLLLILTALMAVSGVVVALSPNYLVYMTGRALIGVVIGGFWSLSAATAMRLVPAAKVPRALAIFNSGNALATVVAAPLGSYLGGMIGWRGAFLCLLPVAVIALAWQWVCLPSMPAESGQSQGGLIALFRRRVVALGMLACGAFFMGQFALFTYVRPFLERVTSAGTSAVPLVLLAIGVSGFVGTLVIGVFIRRGLYRTLVTIPALMALIAVALVPLGPQLWPTAALLSAWGLLATAAPVGWWSWLARTFTDNAEAGGGLMVAVVQCSIALGSTVGGLLFDSLGFASTFLASAGLLLCAALLAYATASERATTSGPVVAVEARGS from the coding sequence ATGAGCCGCACCCACGTGAACGCAGATCGCGCCAACTGGGGGGGCGTGCTCGCGATGACGCTGTGCGTCTTCGCGTTGATCGCCTCCGAATTCATGCCGGTGAGCCTGCTTACTCCCTTGGCGGCAGATCTGGGCGTGACCGAAGGGCTTGCTGGGTACGGCATTGCCATTTCGGGAGCCTTTGCGGTGCTGACCAGCCTGTCGATCTCCCGGTTGGCGGGCAACATGAACCGACGAACGTTGCTGCTGATCCTCACCGCATTGATGGCGGTGTCGGGTGTGGTGGTGGCCCTGTCTCCGAACTATCTGGTCTACATGACGGGGCGTGCACTGATTGGCGTGGTGATCGGTGGGTTCTGGTCACTGTCTGCCGCAACGGCAATGCGGCTGGTGCCCGCCGCAAAAGTCCCGCGCGCCCTGGCGATATTCAACAGTGGCAACGCGCTTGCAACGGTAGTTGCGGCGCCATTGGGCAGCTACCTGGGTGGCATGATTGGATGGCGCGGCGCTTTCTTGTGCCTTCTGCCCGTGGCTGTCATAGCGCTCGCATGGCAGTGGGTTTGTCTGCCCTCCATGCCTGCGGAGAGCGGGCAGTCACAAGGCGGGTTGATCGCGTTGTTCCGGCGACGTGTGGTGGCACTTGGGATGCTTGCCTGCGGTGCCTTTTTCATGGGGCAATTTGCCCTGTTTACCTACGTGCGGCCGTTCCTGGAGCGGGTGACCAGTGCAGGAACGTCTGCTGTACCGCTGGTGCTGCTGGCTATCGGCGTAAGCGGCTTCGTGGGCACGCTCGTCATTGGCGTGTTCATCAGGCGTGGGCTTTACCGAACTCTGGTGACCATTCCAGCCTTGATGGCTCTCATTGCCGTGGCCTTGGTTCCACTGGGGCCCCAGCTTTGGCCGACCGCCGCACTGCTCTCGGCTTGGGGCCTGCTGGCAACGGCCGCACCGGTGGGCTGGTGGAGCTGGCTGGCTCGCACTTTCACTGACAACGCAGAGGCCGGCGGCGGGCTGATGGTGGCGGTAGTGCAGTGCTCCATCGCACTCGGTTCGACCGTGGGCGGGCTGCTGTTTGACAGTCTCGGCTTTGCCAGCACGTTCCTGGCCAGTGCTGGCCTGCTGCTGTGCGCCGCGCTGCTCGCTTATGCGACGGCGTCCGAGCGGGCGACCACGTCGGGGCCGGTGGTCGCTGTGGAGGCCCGGGGCTCATGA
- a CDS encoding alpha/beta hydrolase — protein sequence MKPTTLLLALLASYVLPLPAMAADTPGAAHPAGADNFYHSPTVTGERVSFHNQYQVEVVGTLYRPQGLPRGSRAPAVVVGHPMGAVKEQSSQLYAQKLAEQGFVTLAIDLSFWGESGGAPRHLVAPEIYSDDISAAVDFLSTQAYVDPERIGGLGICGSGSFVISAAKIDPRIKAIATVSMYDMGAAARQGLNNGQSLEQRKTVIQSATDQRLAEFKGGAAVYVPGTVNRLDAETPAIQREFFDFYRTPRGAYTPKGDTAELTTQPLFSSLVKFMNFYPFNDIETISPRPMLFISGDVAHSREFSEDAYQRAGQPKELYWVKGAGHVDLYDRTNLIPFEKLTTFFQRGLAGK from the coding sequence ATGAAACCGACCACGTTGCTGCTGGCGCTGCTTGCCAGCTACGTACTTCCGCTTCCCGCCATGGCTGCCGATACCCCTGGGGCAGCACATCCCGCCGGGGCAGACAACTTCTACCACAGCCCCACGGTCACTGGTGAGCGCGTCAGCTTCCACAACCAGTACCAGGTGGAAGTGGTGGGCACGCTGTACCGCCCCCAAGGCCTGCCTCGCGGCAGCCGCGCCCCCGCCGTGGTGGTTGGCCATCCAATGGGCGCGGTGAAGGAGCAGAGCTCGCAGCTCTACGCGCAGAAGTTGGCCGAGCAGGGCTTCGTTACGCTGGCGATCGATCTTTCCTTCTGGGGAGAGAGCGGTGGCGCCCCGCGGCACCTGGTGGCGCCGGAAATCTATTCAGACGACATCAGCGCCGCCGTGGACTTCCTGAGTACGCAGGCCTATGTGGACCCGGAACGGATTGGCGGCCTGGGTATATGTGGCAGCGGCAGCTTTGTGATCAGCGCCGCCAAGATCGACCCGCGCATCAAGGCCATTGCCACGGTAAGCATGTACGACATGGGTGCGGCGGCACGGCAGGGGCTGAACAACGGGCAGTCGCTGGAACAGCGCAAGACAGTGATCCAGTCCGCAACCGACCAGCGCTTGGCCGAGTTCAAGGGCGGCGCGGCTGTGTACGTGCCAGGCACAGTGAACAGACTCGATGCTGAGACCCCTGCCATCCAACGCGAGTTCTTCGACTTCTACCGTACCCCGCGCGGCGCCTACACGCCAAAGGGCGATACGGCAGAGCTGACCACCCAGCCGCTCTTCAGCAGCCTGGTCAAATTCATGAACTTCTATCCCTTCAATGACATCGAGACCATCTCGCCGCGGCCGATGCTGTTCATTTCTGGCGACGTCGCGCATTCACGCGAGTTCAGCGAGGACGCATACCAAAGGGCGGGCCAACCGAAGGAGCTCTACTGGGTGAAGGGTGCGGGGCACGTGGACCTGTATGACCGTACCAACCTGATTCCCTTCGAAAAACTGACGACGTTCTTCCAGCGCGGCCTGGCCGGGAAATGA
- a CDS encoding LysR family transcriptional regulator yields MSAVKTNDLQAFLVVAQEQSFTKAAVRLGVTPSALSHSMRLLEERLGIRLLARTTRNVSPTEAGERLMRSIAPHFEAIGASVEALGDLRDRPAGTLRISCTDDSMETIIRPRLAGFLAEYPDITLEFYVDYGFTNVVEQRFDAGIRLGEALSKDMIAVRVGPDWRLVVVGSPDYFEKHPKPRKPADITRHRCVHIRHRPNGAIYAWEFEEKGKEFTVRGDGPLVFNSMTHVINAALDGLGLAYAPEPMVAEHIAQGRLVAVLDRWCVPFPGYHLYYPNRRQPSPAFTALVAWLKLDV; encoded by the coding sequence ATGAGCGCCGTGAAGACCAATGATCTGCAAGCCTTTCTGGTGGTGGCCCAGGAGCAGAGCTTCACCAAGGCCGCCGTTCGCCTTGGGGTAACGCCCTCTGCGCTGAGCCATTCAATGCGGTTGCTGGAAGAGCGCCTGGGCATTCGCCTGCTGGCCCGCACCACCCGCAACGTTTCTCCCACTGAGGCGGGCGAGCGCCTTATGCGCTCCATCGCACCGCACTTCGAGGCCATCGGTGCCAGCGTGGAAGCCCTGGGAGACCTGCGCGACCGGCCGGCGGGAACGCTGCGGATCTCCTGCACGGATGATTCGATGGAGACCATCATACGACCACGGCTTGCCGGGTTTCTGGCCGAGTACCCGGACATCACGCTTGAGTTCTACGTGGATTACGGCTTTACCAACGTGGTGGAGCAGCGCTTCGACGCCGGCATCCGGCTCGGAGAAGCGCTGAGCAAGGACATGATCGCTGTCAGGGTCGGACCGGATTGGCGCCTGGTGGTGGTTGGATCTCCCGACTACTTCGAGAAACATCCCAAGCCCAGGAAGCCCGCCGACATCACCCGACACCGCTGCGTGCACATCCGGCATCGCCCAAACGGCGCCATTTATGCCTGGGAGTTCGAAGAGAAGGGCAAGGAATTCACCGTACGCGGCGACGGACCGTTGGTCTTCAACAGCATGACCCACGTAATCAATGCCGCACTGGACGGCCTGGGCTTGGCCTATGCGCCGGAACCGATGGTAGCCGAGCACATTGCGCAGGGCAGGCTGGTGGCTGTGCTGGACAGGTGGTGCGTGCCCTTCCCCGGCTACCATCTTTACTACCCGAACCGCCGGCAGCCCTCGCCCGCATTCACGGCACTGGTAGCTTGGCTGAAGCTGGATGTTTGA
- a CDS encoding BLUF domain-containing protein gives MGKLHTLVYTSQVGLGATLLQVKEVGRSAATHNATTGVTGVLLTDGSRFLQYI, from the coding sequence ATGGGAAAGCTACACACGCTTGTTTACACGAGCCAAGTTGGCCTTGGGGCGACCCTTCTTCAGGTTAAGGAAGTGGGGCGTAGCGCCGCCACTCATAACGCAACTACAGGTGTCACCGGCGTATTGCTTACCGACGGAAGCCGGTTCCTTCAATACATCTAA